A window from Micromonospora terminaliae encodes these proteins:
- a CDS encoding glycosyltransferase family 4 protein yields the protein MRAEEASPNGRVRRPNVTILIANLPAERDRRVIRECLSLEENGYDVTVIAPRGEKGLRVLPGSRNTRLKPYPIPVYGSGVLSFAVEFAWSFLCIAVRLFGEICRGRAQAVQVCNPPDVYWPLALLLRALGRPWVFDHHDLCPEIYATRSEGRPNPLVYRTLIALEWLTLRTATAVVATNESFRANALRRGVAPGKVTVVRNGPASREIAPAPAPLETEGSVHHIVYLGVLGKQDNVAGVVTSAAELARLRGRGGWRVTIAGDGETLTELRELADTLGVADLIEFPGWLDGPQVDALLQSATVAIQPDLPTEMNQLSTMAKTVEYVSRGVPVVAVDLVETRRTAGEAAAYVPTGDPVEIAAAVDALLSDPQRRAAMRRTALARFAEELSWEHQSVAYAAVWRKVLPHRQPVPALVSAAASGTVSVAAGPEASPTVEPVRR from the coding sequence TTGCGTGCAGAGGAAGCCAGCCCGAATGGTCGCGTACGCCGGCCGAACGTCACCATTCTCATCGCGAATCTTCCCGCGGAGCGAGATCGGCGCGTCATTCGTGAATGCCTCTCGCTCGAGGAGAACGGCTACGACGTGACCGTGATCGCGCCGCGCGGCGAAAAGGGCCTTCGCGTTCTGCCCGGCAGCCGGAACACGCGACTCAAGCCCTACCCGATTCCGGTCTACGGCTCCGGGGTGCTGTCGTTCGCGGTCGAGTTCGCCTGGTCATTTCTGTGCATCGCGGTGCGCCTGTTCGGCGAGATCTGTCGGGGGCGGGCACAGGCCGTGCAGGTCTGCAACCCGCCGGACGTCTACTGGCCGCTTGCGCTGCTGCTGCGCGCACTGGGCCGGCCATGGGTGTTCGATCACCACGACCTGTGTCCGGAGATCTACGCCACGCGCAGCGAAGGTAGGCCCAACCCCCTCGTGTACCGGACCCTCATCGCCCTGGAGTGGCTGACCCTGCGCACCGCGACCGCGGTGGTGGCAACCAACGAGTCGTTCCGGGCGAACGCCCTGCGTCGCGGGGTGGCGCCCGGCAAGGTGACCGTCGTCCGCAACGGACCCGCGAGCCGGGAGATCGCGCCGGCCCCGGCCCCGCTGGAGACCGAGGGCAGCGTCCACCACATCGTGTATCTCGGCGTACTCGGCAAGCAGGACAACGTCGCCGGGGTCGTCACCAGCGCGGCGGAGCTGGCTCGGCTCAGGGGACGCGGCGGCTGGCGGGTCACCATCGCCGGCGACGGCGAGACCCTGACCGAACTACGGGAACTCGCCGACACGCTGGGAGTCGCCGATCTGATCGAGTTCCCCGGCTGGTTGGACGGCCCGCAGGTGGACGCCCTGCTGCAGAGCGCCACCGTCGCGATCCAACCCGATCTGCCGACGGAGATGAACCAACTGTCGACAATGGCCAAGACGGTGGAATATGTCAGCCGCGGCGTGCCGGTGGTGGCCGTGGACCTCGTCGAGACGAGACGTACCGCGGGCGAGGCGGCCGCGTACGTGCCGACGGGCGATCCGGTCGAGATCGCGGCTGCGGTCGACGCGCTGCTCTCTGATCCGCAGCGGCGCGCCGCCATGCGCCGGACAGCGCTCGCGCGCTTCGCCGAAGAGCTGTCGTGGGAGCACCAGAGCGTCGCGTACGCGGCCGTGTGGCGGAAGGTGCTTCCCCACCGTCAGCCGGTTCCCGCGCTCGTGTCCGCTGCCGCGTCCGGCACGGTGTCCGTAGCCGCCGGGCCGGAGGCGTCACCGACCGTGGAGCCGGTGCGCCGGTGA
- a CDS encoding glycosyltransferase family 4 protein, which produces MRIGFACLWDSHAPSTWSGTPWHLRAALRRQADIADVGVEVPQRTRLALSAMHPRWRNGRLSTMWEQSRTGDAYCRIKIRSRARRLGCDAVLQIQDLTPLDRPYFVYQDMSFDALIKMVDAGQPIFRQLSRDELLRRRERQHRVYERAAGVFAMSHWLARSLVEDSHLPATKVHVLHPGLHLDTRAGLATDQPPPLRPEPRRRLLFVGRTFHSKGGDLALEALRILRRDVDPAITLTVAGPPSWPLPGPVPDGVDFRGAMSRREVALLYDTHDLFVLPTRIEGFGLVFAEALARGLPCVGRDAFAMPEMIRPGVNGGLLSKDDPAELASLIAMILADDEIYSSCRAGSSEVASWFSWDRSAGEAINTIATTLGRTATTTSAPRRNL; this is translated from the coding sequence ATGCGCATCGGATTCGCCTGCCTTTGGGATTCACACGCCCCGTCGACCTGGTCCGGCACCCCGTGGCACCTGCGTGCGGCGCTGCGCCGGCAGGCCGACATCGCCGACGTGGGGGTGGAGGTCCCGCAACGGACGCGCCTGGCGCTGTCGGCCATGCACCCGCGCTGGCGCAACGGTCGCCTGAGCACCATGTGGGAGCAGTCCAGGACCGGGGACGCGTACTGCCGGATCAAGATCCGGAGCCGAGCGAGGCGGCTCGGCTGCGACGCGGTGCTGCAGATCCAGGACCTCACACCGCTGGACCGGCCGTACTTCGTCTACCAGGACATGAGCTTCGACGCGCTCATCAAAATGGTCGACGCCGGCCAGCCGATCTTCCGCCAACTGTCCCGGGACGAACTGCTCCGCCGGCGCGAGCGCCAACACCGGGTGTACGAGCGGGCGGCCGGGGTCTTCGCGATGAGTCACTGGCTCGCCCGCAGCCTGGTCGAGGACTCCCACCTGCCCGCGACGAAGGTGCACGTCCTGCACCCGGGACTGCACCTGGACACGCGGGCCGGACTCGCCACCGACCAGCCGCCACCGCTCCGGCCCGAACCACGGCGCCGGCTGCTCTTCGTCGGCCGCACCTTTCACAGCAAGGGTGGGGATCTCGCGCTGGAGGCGCTGCGCATCCTGCGCCGGGACGTCGACCCGGCGATCACGCTCACCGTGGCCGGACCGCCGAGTTGGCCGCTTCCCGGGCCGGTACCCGACGGCGTCGACTTCCGGGGTGCGATGTCGCGACGCGAGGTGGCCCTCCTCTATGACACGCACGATCTGTTCGTGCTGCCCACGCGCATCGAAGGCTTCGGCCTCGTGTTCGCCGAAGCGCTCGCCCGCGGCCTGCCCTGCGTCGGTCGCGACGCCTTCGCCATGCCCGAGATGATCAGGCCCGGCGTCAACGGCGGGCTTCTCAGTAAGGACGACCCGGCGGAGCTCGCCAGTCTGATCGCCATGATCCTCGCCGATGACGAAATCTATTCGAGCTGCCGCGCCGGCTCGTCCGAAGTGGCCTCTTGGTTCTCCTGGGATCGGTCGGCCGGCGAGGCAATCAACACGATCGCAACGACTCTCGGCCGAACAGCCACAACAACATCCGCCCCGCGTCGAAACCTGTAA